In a genomic window of Gossypium arboreum isolate Shixiya-1 chromosome 7, ASM2569848v2, whole genome shotgun sequence:
- the LOC108473917 gene encoding triacylglycerol lipase 2-like yields the protein MEVADSVTCIILLILFCGSAAGNRKALYSFKAQENAIAMAPSSDNGICKSMVETHGYDCEEHTVTTQDGYILSMQRIPVGRSGGTPGNRPPVLLQHGILMDGITWLLLPPEQSLAFVLSDNGYDVWIANSRGTKYSKGHKSLSPKDPAYWDWSWDELVAYDLPATFQYIYDQTGQKLHYVGHSQGTLIALAALSKDQLLNMLRSAALLCPIAYMGQMTSPLAKNAADNFIAEAVYWLGLSEFDPRGDAVVNLLKDICSKPGIDCTNLLTSFTGQNCCLNSSIVNIFLDHEPQPSATKNMVHLAQMIRQGTIKMYDYIDEVENMKHYGQATPPAYNMTSIPNDFPVFLSYGGEDALSDVNDVKLLLGSLKDHDGDKLVVQYRYDYAHADYVMAENAKQDVYDPLIAFFRLQ from the exons atGGAGGTGGCCGACAGTGTAACATGTATAATTCTACTTATTCTTTTCTGTGGGTCAGCAGCTGGAAATAGAAAAGCTTTGTATTCATTCAAAGCTCAAGAGAATGCCATTGCAATGGCTCCATCATCTGATAATGGTATTTGTAAATCAATGGTGGAAACACATGGTTACGATTGTGAAGAACATACG GTAACTACACAAGATGGTTACATTCTGAGTATGCAAAGAATTCCTGTGGGTAGGTCAGGTGGGACACCAGGAAACAGACCACCAGTCCTGTTACAGCACGGGATCTTAATG GATGGAATTACATGGCTGTTATTGCCGCCGGAACAGTCTTTGGCATTTGTGTTGTCGGATAATGGCTATGATGTGTGGATTGCTAATTCCCGTGGAACAAAGTACAGCAAAGGGCATAAATCACTCAGTCCTAAAGATCCG GCTTACTGGGATTGGTCGTGGGATGAATTGGTAGCTTATGATCTTCCTGCTACGTTCCAATATATATATGATCAAACAGGACAAAAGCTACACTATGTAGGGCATTCACag GGAACTCTGATTGCATTGGCTGCCCTCTCGAAGGATCAGTTATTGAACATGTTGAGATCAGCTGCTTTACTTTGCCCAATTGCTTATATGGGTCAGATGACTTCTCCACTTGCAAAAAATGCTGCTGACAACTTCATTGCTGAG GCAGTCTACTGGTTAGGCCTCAGTGAATTTGATCCACGAGG GGATGCAGTAGTTAACCTTCTCAAAGACATCTGCAGCAAACCAGGCATTGACTGCACTAACTTACTGACAAGTTTTACAG GTCAGAACTGTTGCTTGAACTCTTCCATAGTAAACATATTTCTAGATCATGAACCCCAACCATCAGCAACAAAGAACATGGTCCATCTAGCTCAGA TGATTAGGCAAGGAACCATAAAAATGTATGATTACATTGACGAGGTTGAAAATATGAAACATTATGGGCAAGCAACACCTCCTGCATACAACATGACCAGCATTCCAAATGACTTTCCTGTTTTCCTTAGCTATGGAGGGGAGGATGCTCTTTCTGATGTAAATGATGTGAAGTTATTATTGGGAAGTCTCAAAGATCATGATGGAGACAAGCTTGTAGTTCAGTATAGATATGATTATGCTCATGCAGATTATGTCATGGCAGAAAATGCTAAACAAGATGTATATGATCCTTTAATTGCCTTCTTTAGGCTACAATAG